GTTCCCGCTAGACTTCAAGGAACTGCACTTCATTCAACAAGTCTGCTCTTCCATTGGCAAGCTTCTTCACTGGCACCCCTCAGACTATAGTTTGGCTTGTGTTCTAGTTAAAGTTCTGATTGATGATCCCCTCGACATCCCTAAAAGCATGGTCATCAAGCTTGGTCGTGAGCTTGATGGGGATGGTCGTTCTTGGACTTGTCCAGTGTATATCTTCAACTCTATGATGGCTGATGTGATTCCTccggatgaggatgctcctccTGCCAACAATGGCAATCCTCATCCTTTTGAAGGTCCTGTTCTGCCTGGTGAACCCGAAGTTGTGGCTCAGCTTGCTGATCAGCTCTTTGGTCAGGAAGATCTTCATAATCAGGCTCAGCAAATGCAAATAGATCAAGTTTCTGAAGCAAGTTCTGTCAACCAAGCTTCTTCTTCAGATGTCCCTTTTGTCCAAGCTCTTGGAGTTGAAAGAAATGCTGAAGTCAAAGAGAATCAGAATTCTTGCAGGCAAAGGGCCTTGTTGATACATGAGCCTCTAGTGAACTCTTATCTTCAGGCCGAAACCTCCAACTCAAATAACCAGTTGAATGAGAACTTGGATACAGTTGCTAGTTTCATGGCTAATCACTTAAGGACAGCCATGGAGAGTTATCTCAAGCAAGTTCAAAGCTGCTCAAAAAATATCTTCTCGGTTTCAGTGCCAGCCCATCTCTGGAAAACTAATCTCAACAATAAGGGTATTTTTATCAGCGCCTTTAATCCTTCTGAGGTCCAAGGAATATCCACGATTCAGTCCTTGATAGAATTCAAGAAGTATCAGTCTCTGAACCAAAAGGATCTCTTATAAGCAAGTACAAAAAGCAACACCCCCTCCTTCTGACATGGAAAGAAAGTTCAGAACCACCACAGCCTATATCAGATTCTAATGGCATCTACTCCACCAAGCCAGCCATCACCAGAgtcttcttcaagaagaaacttagaaacaaaaacaaagatGATTAGGGAACTGTAACTGACGACCAAATCTTTCCTGTTTTCAAAGAAGTCTTTGCTCAACAGGAGATTGCTACAAAAAGAGGTGGAAAAACGAAAGCAAGGAAGAGCGTTGCCACGCCAATATATGATAAGAgcttgagaagaagcaagaggctCCAAAGCAAGTTTGATGGACACAGGGTTAGTCCTAGTAATGATCTTCAGAAGACCTATACAAAAAGCAGGACAAAGATCAGGAGAACTCCTAACAAAAGACTTCTAGCTAGTAACTCTCTTCAAACCAGTTTCAATTCATATGCTGAATTTCCTGACCTAGCAAAGATTGATGAATACAACAAACTGAGCCTAATTTATCTGGAAATTCCTATTCCGCAAATTCAGCAGGTGGCTATAGAGAAATGCAATTTACCTCCTTCGGAGGTAACAACAGAGTTGCTCCTGGCAAGGAGGGAGAAAACTTCAAGTGGGGAGCTACACGCAGAGcgtgataaaaaaaatggctACAAGGGAAGGGAGCAGCACTCAATCTCCTATCTTAGTTAGCTATGAATAGTCCCTTTAGATCTTCTGTGACCACCAGGGAATGCCCTGATGACTTTTGTTGTAATCTAAATTCTGGTCTCTCCTGTGAGAGGTGGAACCTTTTGGAGACTTTTGTCGACTGGTTACTGTTGACTTCTAATGCTTGGTATTTTGGTTTATTATCTTTGGatatttggtttggttggactCTTCACAAATGGATCCATGCTTTGCTTCTCTTACCCTGGGTTTTATCATTGGAGGAGTATTCTACGTTTGTCTTTCAGTTCTGGATTTCTTACTGGGCTATTGCTAGTTACTATCTTGGTGGTTCTTACTCTCCGGGTTTGGTGGAGTCCCAAAGACCGGTTCTTTCTTTGAAGGTTTTTCTATGGATAATCATCATAAGAAAAGTTGGAATATCTTAAACTGGAACATTAGAGGTATTAATTCGGTAGACAAAATGCAATGCCATCAAGTCCAAGATTGAGGAAAGTGCTTGTGTCATCTATTGCATACAAGAAACAAAGAGGGATCATTTTGATCACTCCTTCATAAAAAACATTGCACCCAAAAGATTTGACAAATTCATCTTTTCTCCCTCCAGAGGAGCCTCGGGTGATATTCTTTTAGGTTGGAGCAGCTCCATCTTTACGGGAGAAACATTGGAGATTTCAAGTTTCGCCATCACAATTAACTTCACTTCCAGACACAACAAAACTACCTGGACTCTTACTTCCATGTACGGTCCCTGTCAAGGGCCGGAAAGAGATGATTTTGTTACTTGGTTGAACAATATTGATATTGATAACTCACAAAATTGGATATTTATTGGGGATTTTGACTTTTACAGAGCAACAACGGATAGAAACAGAGATGGTGCAAACATGAATGATATTTTCATCTTCAATAATATTATCAGTAATTTGGGCTTGATTGAAGTTCCTCTCAAAGGGAGAAGATTTACTTGGAGCAGCATGCAAGATAACCCTTTGCTTGAGCAGCTAGATTGGTGCTTTACCTCGGTAAACTGGTCTTCTGATTTCCCAAACACACTACTGTTACCTCTAGCCAAGCCTTTGTCTGATCATATCCCCTATATGGTGCAAATTGGAACCTCTATTCCCAAAGCCGCAGTCTTCagatttgagaatttttggatTGACCATCCAGGCTTCTTTGAAACTGTGGAAAGTGTTTGGAATTCTAAGGTGAGAGTGAATAACAGTGTCGCCAGGATTTCAGCTAAATTCAAGCTCTTGAGAAGAGTTTTGAAAAGGTGGAGCAAGGGAATCTCTAAACTTAACAATCTGATTAAGGATTGTAACTCAATTCTGGAAATATTGGACAAGCTTGAAGAGCAAAGGCCCCTTTTTACTCAAGAAAAAAACTTCAGAGTGATTCTCAAAAAACATATCATAAGATTACTCCAATATAAGAAAGAGTATTGGAAGAAAAGATATACTATCAGATGGACCAAATTTGGGGACGAAAGTACAAATTTTTTTCATGTTGCTGCTACAAAAAGATTTAGATTTAATACAATCACAAGTTTGGAAGCCCAGGATGGAAGATTGGTGACTGATAACTTGGAAAAAGCTGCAATTCTCTTTGAAGCCTATAAATCCAGAACGAGAACCTCCTCTAATCCTCAGATGCATTATAATCTAGATGATCTTTTGAATAACCATGTAAACTTAGATCATCTTTCTGCACCTTTCAACAGGAGTGAAATCGATAGCGTTATTCACCAAATGCCCAATGATAAGTCTCCTGGGCCAGACGGGTTCAATGATCTTTTCCTTAAGAGTTGCTGGAACATCATCAAAGAAGATTTCTATGCTCTTTGCCAGGTTTTCTTCAATGGTAATCTCAGTCTGACGGCCATCAACAGCTCCTTCATCACGCTCATTCCAAAGAATAACAATCCAATTGGGATTAATGACTTCAGGCCTATTTCCTTAATGAACTGTGTTCTGAAACTGCTCACTAAACTTATGGCTAATAGGCTTCAGTCAGTGATTATTCCAATCATTCATAAAAACCAATATggttttataaaaaatagaacatACATCTACTAGTGTCAACACTCAAAGAGAGAAATAGTGGTTCTCAAATTGGACTTTGAAAAGGCCTTTGACACCATTGAACATAGCACCATTCTGAAAGTGCTTCACCAACTTGGCTTCGATGATAAATGGTTGGATTGGACTCAAAGAATTCTTGAATCTGGTTCTTCAGCCATTCTTCTGAACAGTGTTCCTGGTAAATTCTTTCAATGTAAAAGGGGTGTAAGACAGGGTGATCCTCTTTCAcctcttttgtttgttttagctgcTGATTTGCTTCAATGCATTGTTAATAAAGCTCATGAGAAGGGTCTCTTTAGTCTACCAATTCCTGCTGTGGATACAAATGATTTCCCCATTATTCAATATGCAGGTGATACAATTCTTTTCTTGAATGCTTCCCAAATGGAACTCTTTTGTCTTAAGGGAATTTTGGAATCCTTCTCTCAATCTACAGGGTTAAAAGTCAACTATTCAAAGTCATGTCTCATCCCTCTGAATCTTAGTCAGGAGATAGCTGAATGTATGGCAACTGTCTTTGGTTGCAAATTGGGTACCCTTCCCTTTACTTATCTCGGCCTGCCGCTTGGAATTACCAAACCTAGATTAGATCATTTCACTCATCTTATGAGTCAGACTGAAAGAAGACTTAATTCCGCATCCTCCCTCCTTTCTCATGCTGGTAGACTACAACTAATCAATTCAATCATCTCTTCTCTACCAACTTATACAATGTGTACTCTGAAAATTCCAGCTGCAGTAATTGATTACATTGATAGAGCAAGGAGACACTGTTTATGGAGAAAGTCTGATATTAATGCAAAAAGCAACCCTCTAGTAGCTTGGAAAAAAGTATGCAAACCTAAATCCAAAAGCGGACTAGGTGTGGTCAATCTTAGAAATCAGAATAGTGCTCTTCTGCTCAAACATCTGGATAAATTTTACAATAAAAAAGACTTACCATGGGTGAAGCTGATTTGGAGTTCTTATTACAAGAATGGTCAAGTGCCTCATGCTTCTAGTGAAAAAGATTCTTTTTTGTGGAAAAATATCCAAGGCGTCATGTTTTGTTCAGAGGAATTGCTACTTGTTCTTTAGGATGTGGAAACACAATGCTATTCTGGTCTGACATTTGGAATAATCAGCTGTTGCAAGATAAATTCCCAAGACTTTTCTCCTttgcaaaaaacaaaaatatctcAGTGGCTAATTTCCTGATGAATAATAGTATAGAAAGGCAGTTCCACACTCCTATTTCTGCTCAAGCCTATGATGAATTTTCTAATCTGCAAGAACTCATTCAAGACTTCCACATACATGAAAATGTCAAGGGTACCTGGCACTATTTATGGGTTCCCAGATATATTCTTTCAAGAAATGTTATAATTTGCCTTATAGATATATTTCCCCTCTCCAACCTTTCAAATGGATCTGGGACTCTAAATGCAGTAACAAACTCAGAGTTTTTTTCTTGGCTCCTCCTGATGGACAGACTCAACACGAGgaatattttgaaaaggaaaaacttcaaAGTGGAAAATGATAATTACAATTGTGTCCTTTGTAGACTTCAAATTGAAGAAACAGCTTTTCATCTCTTTTTTGAATATAGCTTCAGCTTGAGGTGTTGGCATTTCATTGGCATTCATTGGGATTTCTCCAAGCCTTTCTTTGATATGATGATCCAAGCGAAAAATGCCTTCACCTGTCCTTTTTTCATGGAAATCTCCATTATTAGAACTTGGAATATTTGAAAACAGAGAAATGCCTTCATCTTTGATCAGACCCAGTTGAGCTTTGCTCTTTGAAAGAAGAATTTTAAGGAAGATATTTTGCTTCAATCTCATAGATTAAAGGAAGACAATAGACTTTTGTTACTTGACTggtttcttcctcttccttagTAGagtcttcttttatttctgGCTCTCTTGTTCTGGGCCTGCTAGCTCCTGTTTTGTGTAGTTTAGTTTGGTTCTTCTTTCGTATAGttcttttattaatatatatttttttgcagtGGGGTCTCCCCTACTATTTTCccataaaaaaaaagtgaactTATCTTTTCAAAAACTTTATGCTTGCAATATGCTCCCTTCTTTAACACAAACCTGGTACTAAATGTAATAATGGATTGGGTCCAACTTATTAGAACTCTCACTCTGCTTCTTGCTTGGCCACGTAAGCATACTCAATAATTTATTGCCACTGTTTGCAGCCGTTCTGTTGGCGACATTGACTTCACTGTTTATCAAGTCTTCTCTTCTTCCCCTCATCTGTTTCGCCACTGTTATTGTTCTGTTCTTGTTCGAGAAATCAAAACAATCCTTGAATAGCCTTTGAATCTTCCAGATTATATCTGTCACCCGGAGATCTGTTTCCCTGCTGCTGCAAATTCAAGGATAGAGGACAGCTGAGACTTGGGAAGTAGCCATATGGCTACTGGCGTGCAACCCGAGACCACCATTGATCCGATGAACAGCACAATTACTCCAGGACCAGGCAATGAAGAGATTGAAGAcagcatcggcggcggcggcggcaggcaaGACAACATGGACGAATCATCCAGCACATGTTCATCGGTTGATAGCACCCAGGATGATTTTGATCTCTTGTGGGGACTGCGGAAGTATTTGGTACTGCTTGGAATCTTAGCAGTTAGTGTGACTTACAATTCTGGATTAACACCACCGGGGGGATTTTGGAATAAAAAACAGGATGGCCATGAAGCTGGTGACCCTGCCCTTCGTGTTGAGTTCTACCAACGGTATGAGGTATTCTTTTACTGCAATGCAACAGCCTTTGCTGCATCTCTTGTCTTAATCATCTTGCTTCTAAGCAAGAGTGTGGCCAGGAAAAAGTTATGGCTCCGTTCCATGCAATTTACAATGATAGTGGACCTATTCAGTCTGATGGGGGGCTATGCTGCCGGGAGCTGCAGGGCACTTAAGTCATCCATTTACATATGGGTTCTAGTCTTTGCTGTTTTCGTATATCTTTGGATTCATATCCTAGTATCCACAAGGCTTGTTCCACCAACGCTGAAAAAGATGGTGAATAGGGTGGTAATGCAAATTCTATCCAAACTGGGTATCTGTGATGGGCAAACGAGTCGCCGTCAAGAGAAAAAAGACCTTAAGGAGGCCCGCAAGTTCATCTTGACGCTTGTAACTTTTGCTGCTACTGTGACATACCAAGCAGGGTTAAGTCCACCGGGTGGCTTTTGGGCTGAAAATGAGTACAAGCAGCGTCCAGCTACTTCTGTTCTTCGCAGTCACTACCTGCACCGTTATAACATATTTGTTAGTTGCAATTCGACCTCCTTTGTGGCATCTTTGGTCACAATCATACTGCTTCTGAGCCCAGAATTCAGCAGGCATGGAATAAGGTCCAAAGCAGTGGTTGTTTGTGTGGTAGCTGACCTATTTTGCCTAATAGGTGCCTATGCTGCTGGATGCTGTAGGGATATAGCAACATCATTTTATGTTATGTTTATTATTGTCATAGTTTTGATCTGCATTGCATTTTTAGCTGGGATCTTTGTTTACCAACCTGTAGCAGACTGGCTAAAAAAGATCAAATCAGACACCGTATGGTGCATGGGTGAATTGGGTCGGGCACTCTCATCAAAATTTGGTAGTTCCAGATCAAGCAACGCAGGACGAGAGAGTTATCATGCAAGTCATCATCAAGCTTCAGTCCATGAACCTGATGCACCTGCAGAAAACAATGCATCTGAACCAGAACACCAGTCTCCAGACAATCAGCTAGTTTCAAATTCCAGAGAGGTGGAGTCCTGTGGGGGGCATCCAGCTGCACACAAACAGAAAACGGCAAATATGAAGGAGGCTTTGTCCAACTCGCAGCATCCATCAGAGAACGGTCAACAATCAGTAAGAACCAAGGATTTTGTGTTCAACCTGGAGCATCAGTCTACAGAATGCCAGCTTGATGCAAACATGAAGGAGGCACGGTCCAGCACAGAGCATCCATCGTTGATCTGCCAGGAAACTGCAAAAACTAGGGATGATATGCCTGCAGACAGCCAACACATTGCAGGTATGAAGGAGCAATCTTCGACTGATGACAACAAAAATATGCCAGCAGAAGGCTTTTCTGATCAAAGTATGTTACCTAATGACTGCAATGACTCCACCAACGATGTCATAGTTGATGAAGGGCCTTCTTTGGCTGTGGAAGCCAGTGGCAatgtgaactctgcagaagaaCACACATCGGGTGGATATGATAACCATGACATTGAGATTGGTGGTATTAATAACAGTGCAGAACAGCTTCAGAATGGTCATATTGACAGCAATCGAGGACCACCAGATCAAAATGCTCATGGAAATCAAACTGAGGAGCATCTAAACAAGACCCGCACATATCTGCTTCTTCTTGCCATTCTTGCAGTATCTCTGACATATCAATCAGGTCTGAATCCACCAGGTGGGTTCTGGTCAGGAAGTGATGCTCATCATTCACCTGGTGATCGCATCCTTGAGGACATTTCCCATCCCCGCTTTATTGCATTCTTCTATCTCAATGCAGTCGCATTTGTGGCATCTATTGTCATGATCCTTATGCTCCTGGAGAAGAATATGATCATGCAGATTACAAAACGACGTGAGTTGCAGATAGCTATGATAGTCGATCTACTTTCCCTAACTGGGGCTTTCGTCATGGGGAGCTGCAGGGAGGCAAAGAAGTCCATTTACATATCCGTGCTAGTATGTCTTGTGCTTTCTTATGTTGCAGTTCATGTCTTGATTGCAGTTCATGTCATCCCACCATACTGCGAAAAGATTGTATCAGAAAAACTAAAGAACTTAGGCCATAAGCAGACAGGGAATATTACTAAGGAGTTCGAACGGAGGTGTAATCTACTACTGACACTTGCTATTCTAGCTGCAACTGTCACATACCAAGCTGGCATCAACCCTCCAGGCGGCGTATGGTCTGATGACAAGGATATCGGTGGCATACCAGGAAATCCAATCCTTCAGGACAACCATCGAAGGCGATATGATGTGTTCTACTACTCAAATTCAGTCTCATTCGTATCATCTGTTGTTATCACAATACTAATTGTGAATAAGGAATCCTGTGAGCATGGAATCAAGTCTTATGCACTGCGAGTTTGTTTGGTGGTAGGCTTGCTTGGCCTCCTGATTGCCTATGCTGCAGGAAGCTGCAGAAATCGCAAACAATCCATATTTGTCATCATCATTGCTGTGGCTGTTCTAATATCCCTTGTGATTCAAGTTCTGCTATCTTCAGTGCATGATACACTAGGCAGACCATTGGCTCAACTTATGGAATGTCTGCAGCAACTTATGGAATATCTGCAGAGGCTGGTTTATCGTACTGAGAATGGTCGGGAAATTACTTCAGAGTCACTGGAAACTTCAGATTGTGAAGAAAAATTAGTGAGAAAGAGGCACAAGTATCTCATGCTTATTGCCACTTTAGCAGCCTCAATCACATACCAAGCTGGTCTGAACCCGCCTGGTGGCTTCTGGTCCGATGACAACGGCCATTTCGCAGGCAATCCGCTCCTTCATG
The sequence above is drawn from the Phragmites australis chromosome 10, lpPhrAust1.1, whole genome shotgun sequence genome and encodes:
- the LOC133930419 gene encoding uncharacterized protein LOC133930419; translation: MATGVQPETTIDPMNSTITPGPGNEEIEDSIGGGGGRQDNMDESSSTCSSVDSTQDDFDLLWGLRKYLVLLGILAVSVTYNSGLTPPGGFWNKKQDGHEAGDPALRVEFYQRYEVFFYCNATAFAASLVLIILLLSKSVARKKLWLRSMQFTMIVDLFSLMGGYAAGSCRALKSSIYIWVLVFAVFVYLWIHILVSTRLVPPTLKKMVNRVVMQILSKLGICDGQTSRRQEKKDLKEARKFILTLVTFAATVTYQAGLSPPGGFWAENEYKQRPATSVLRSHYLHRYNIFVSCNSTSFVASLVTIILLLSPEFSRHGIRSKAVVVCVVADLFCLIGAYAAGCCRDIATSFYVMFIIVIVLICIAFLAGIFVYQPVADWLKKIKSDTVWCMGELGRALSSKFGSSRSSNAGRESYHASHHQASVHEPDAPAENNASEPEHQSPDNQLVSNSREVESCGGHPAAHKQKTANMKEALSNSQHPSENGQQSVRTKDFVFNLEHQSTECQLDANMKEARSSTEHPSLICQETAKTRDDMPADSQHIAGMKEQSSTDDNKNMPAEGFSDQSMLPNDCNDSTNDVIVDEGPSLAVEASGNVNSAEEHTSGGYDNHDIEIGGINNSAEQLQNGHIDSNRGPPDQNAHGNQTEEHLNKTRTYLLLLAILAVSLTYQSGLNPPGGFWSGSDAHHSPGDRILEDISHPRFIAFFYLNAVAFVASIVMILMLLEKNMIMQITKRRELQIAMIVDLLSLTGAFVMGSCREAKKSIYISVLVCLVLSYVAVHVLIAVHVIPPYCEKIVSEKLKNLGHKQTGNITKEFERRCNLLLTLAILAATVTYQAGINPPGGVWSDDKDIGGIPGNPILQDNHRRRYDVFYYSNSVSFVSSVVITILIVNKESCEHGIKSYALRVCLVVGLLGLLIAYAAGSCRNRKQSIFVIIIAVAVLISLVIQVLLSSVHDTLGRPLAQLMECLQQLMEYLQRLVYRTENGREITSESLETSDCEEKLVRKRHKYLMLIATLAASITYQAGLNPPGGFWSDDNGHFAGNPLLHDINRRRYMTFFCFNAISFMASIVVVMLLLSKSVRKKNVPLEVLLLIMILDLLALMIAFAAGSCRKFRTSVYVFVLVAGVVVYLVILFVLSRGIEKCLRKLKRSGLLCSRHPERISKTITPVQGEKV